The following proteins are encoded in a genomic region of Candidatus Eisenbacteria bacterium:
- a CDS encoding wax ester/triacylglycerol synthase family O-acyltransferase — protein sequence MATAAYERLGFLDNSFLIAESPTNHMHIGGTATYEAGPLRTADGGIDVERIRAYVASRLHRIPRYRQVLYNMPIDGHPAWVDDQHFNIDYHVRHTGLPRPGDDRQLKRLSGRIMSQQLDRSKPLWEMWIVEGLEGGDRFAMITKVHHCMIDGMSSVDLLEVLLTPRPTTEIEAPPRWVPRRIPNRWELVQTETIRRARLPFETVTGIRRVIAEAEDPRSNIRSMLRAVRDTVSLGLRRCSDTPLNKPIGPHRRHDWLAMNVADVKAVKNRLGGSLNDVVLATVAGAVQQFLEERRVSVDDLEFRVMAPVSVRTSGERGTLGNRVSAWIINLPIAERDPRRRLELIQQETSRLKSSKQALGADLLTQAVAWTPSTLLSLGSRMAMRALPFNLVVTNVPGPQVPLYLLGARMLDNYGQLPLTDYLGLGIVLFSYAGKLCWGFTGDWDLMPDLADFVRAVEESFADLCAAAGVLGGGASAEGGPPILPLRPPVDLPE from the coding sequence ATGGCGACCGCCGCGTACGAGCGCCTCGGCTTTCTCGACAACTCGTTCCTCATCGCCGAGAGCCCGACGAACCACATGCACATCGGCGGCACCGCCACCTACGAGGCGGGGCCGCTGCGCACGGCCGACGGCGGCATCGACGTCGAGCGCATCCGCGCCTACGTCGCGTCGCGCCTGCACCGCATTCCGCGCTACCGCCAGGTGCTCTACAACATGCCGATCGACGGGCATCCCGCCTGGGTCGACGACCAGCACTTCAACATCGACTACCACGTGCGGCACACCGGGCTGCCTCGCCCCGGGGACGACCGGCAGCTGAAGCGCCTCTCGGGCCGCATCATGTCGCAGCAGCTCGATCGCTCGAAGCCCCTCTGGGAGATGTGGATCGTCGAGGGACTCGAGGGCGGCGACCGCTTCGCCATGATCACCAAGGTCCACCACTGCATGATCGACGGCATGTCGAGCGTCGACCTGCTCGAGGTGCTGCTCACGCCGCGGCCGACGACCGAGATCGAGGCGCCGCCCCGCTGGGTGCCGCGGCGGATCCCGAACCGCTGGGAGCTCGTGCAGACGGAGACCATCCGCCGTGCGCGGCTGCCGTTCGAGACCGTCACGGGCATCCGCCGCGTGATCGCGGAAGCCGAGGATCCCCGCTCGAACATCCGCTCCATGCTGCGCGCGGTCCGCGACACCGTGAGCCTCGGGCTGCGCCGCTGCTCGGATACGCCGCTCAACAAGCCGATCGGCCCGCACCGCCGCCACGACTGGCTTGCCATGAACGTCGCCGACGTGAAGGCGGTGAAGAACCGGCTCGGCGGCTCGCTGAACGACGTCGTCCTCGCCACCGTCGCGGGGGCCGTGCAGCAGTTCCTGGAGGAGCGCCGGGTGAGCGTCGACGACCTCGAGTTCCGCGTCATGGCGCCCGTCAGCGTACGCACGTCGGGCGAGCGCGGCACGCTCGGGAACCGCGTGTCGGCGTGGATCATCAATCTCCCGATCGCCGAGCGTGACCCGCGCAGGCGCCTCGAGCTGATCCAACAGGAGACCTCGCGCCTCAAGTCCTCGAAGCAGGCGCTCGGCGCCGACCTCCTCACGCAGGCGGTGGCATGGACGCCGTCGACCCTCCTCTCGCTCGGCTCGCGCATGGCCATGCGGGCGCTGCCGTTCAACCTCGTCGTGACGAACGTGCCCGGACCACAGGTGCCCCTCTACCTCCTGGGCGCGCGCATGCTCGACAACTACGGGCAGCTCCCGCTGACGGACTACCTGGGGCTCGGCATCGTCCTCTTCAGCTACGCCGGCAAGCTCTGCTGGGGCTTCACGGGGGACTGGGACCTGATGCCCGACCTCGCCGACTTCGTGCGCGCCGTCGAGGAGTCGTTCGCGGACCTGTGCGCGGCCGCCGGCGTCCTCGGCGGCGGCGCGAGCGCCGAAGGCGGGCCGCCGATCCTGCCGCTGCGCCCGCCGGTCGACCTCCCCGAGTAG
- a CDS encoding GNAT family N-acyltransferase: MTSRARRFRLQSYLASTAADVRAAQRLRWRVFSQELGAQLPAVGVDEDRFDAYCDHLLVRDVVDGEVVGTYRILSAAQAAKAGGFYSETEFELGALRDLPGLVELGRACVHPRYRDGAVLSFLWSSLARHIHGAGYEHVIGCASVPVADGGHGAASLYTRLAREHLGPPAWRVRPHHPLPIGELDCDTDAVLPPLVRGYLRMGAWMCGPPAWDREFGTADILLLLPMSRMRQRFRQHFLRAA; encoded by the coding sequence ATGACATCACGCGCTCGTCGCTTCCGGCTGCAATCGTACCTCGCCAGCACGGCCGCCGACGTCCGGGCGGCCCAGCGCCTGCGCTGGCGCGTCTTCTCACAGGAGCTCGGGGCGCAGCTCCCGGCGGTCGGCGTAGACGAAGACCGCTTCGACGCCTACTGCGACCACCTACTGGTGCGCGACGTGGTGGACGGCGAGGTGGTCGGGACCTACCGCATCCTGTCGGCCGCGCAGGCGGCGAAGGCGGGCGGCTTCTACTCCGAGACCGAGTTCGAGCTGGGTGCTCTGCGCGACCTTCCCGGCCTCGTCGAGCTCGGGCGCGCCTGCGTCCACCCGCGCTATCGCGACGGCGCCGTGCTCTCCTTCCTGTGGTCGTCGCTCGCGCGCCACATCCACGGCGCGGGCTACGAGCACGTGATCGGATGCGCCAGCGTCCCGGTCGCCGACGGCGGCCACGGCGCGGCGAGCCTCTACACCCGCCTCGCCCGCGAGCATCTGGGGCCGCCCGCCTGGCGCGTGCGACCGCACCACCCGCTGCCGATCGGCGAGCTCGACTGCGACACGGATGCCGTGCTCCCGCCGCTCGTGCGCGGCTATCTCCGCATGGGAGCGTGGATGTGCGGCCCGCCCGCATGGGACCGCGAGTTCGGCACGGCCGACATCCTGCTCCTCCTGCCGATGTCGCGCATGCGCCAGCGCTTCCGGCAGCACTTCCTGCGCGCCGCATGA
- a CDS encoding lysophospholipid acyltransferase family protein — translation MIGRLATALAAFVRTWFAARVVAPRLDPVRRRHLSRRLAARTLRDLGLTARIRGERPLAHRPSLIVANHVSWVDVQAIGAIVTARFVAKSETRRWPILGTIARGFDTFFLVRTSCRDAARVVRRVAAALAAGDSVVVFPEGTTTLGAELLRFYPAFFQAAIDAGVPVQPVAVRYLGCDRQRTEAPAFVGDTTFAQSLARIVGTRGLEVEVAFGSPIDPRGRTRRQLAAAAHETIGGLLGLPRRDAPGSLDPLRRAA, via the coding sequence ATGATCGGACGTCTCGCCACCGCGCTCGCCGCGTTCGTCCGGACGTGGTTCGCCGCCCGGGTGGTCGCCCCGCGACTCGACCCCGTCCGGCGGCGCCACCTCTCGCGACGCCTCGCGGCGCGGACGCTGCGCGACCTCGGGCTCACGGCCCGGATCCGCGGCGAGCGGCCGCTGGCGCACCGGCCGAGCCTCATCGTCGCCAACCACGTCTCCTGGGTCGACGTGCAGGCGATCGGGGCCATCGTCACGGCGCGATTCGTGGCCAAGTCGGAGACGCGGCGCTGGCCGATCCTCGGCACGATCGCGCGCGGCTTCGACACCTTCTTCCTCGTCCGCACGAGCTGCCGCGACGCCGCGCGCGTCGTCCGGCGGGTCGCGGCGGCGCTCGCCGCCGGCGATTCGGTGGTCGTGTTCCCGGAGGGGACGACGACCCTCGGCGCCGAGCTCCTCCGCTTCTACCCGGCGTTCTTCCAGGCGGCGATCGACGCCGGTGTCCCGGTGCAACCGGTGGCGGTGCGCTATCTCGGCTGCGACCGCCAGCGCACCGAGGCGCCCGCCTTCGTGGGCGACACCACGTTCGCGCAGTCGCTCGCCCGGATCGTCGGGACGCGCGGGCTCGAGGTCGAGGTCGCCTTCGGCTCGCCGATCGACCCGCGCGGCCGGACGCGACGCCAGCTCGCGGCCGCGGCGCACGAGACCATCGGCGGGCTGCTCGGTCTGCCGAGACGCGACGCACCCGGCTCGCTCGATCCCCTGCGGCGCGCCGCCTGA
- the mtgA gene encoding monofunctional biosynthetic peptidoglycan transglycosylase yields the protein MWTTRLAAAIVVATLGAVVLFKFVDPPVTPLMIRNAFASGVTKRWADLDRISPRLVRAVVASEDARFFEHGGVDWDAIRRARDYNAKHGDEPRRGGSTITMQCSRNLFLWQGKSYVRKALEVGLAYLMELMWSKQRILEVYLNVIEWGPGLYGAEAASHAAFGVPASALDSHQAALLAATLPNPLRWSAARPSRYVLARAATIERRAEQIHLPAVDR from the coding sequence CTGTGGACGACTCGGCTCGCGGCCGCGATCGTCGTCGCGACGCTCGGCGCGGTCGTCCTCTTCAAGTTCGTCGATCCCCCGGTGACGCCGCTCATGATCCGGAATGCGTTCGCGTCCGGCGTGACGAAGCGGTGGGCCGACCTGGACCGCATCTCGCCGCGCCTCGTGCGCGCGGTCGTCGCGTCGGAGGATGCCCGCTTCTTCGAGCACGGCGGCGTCGACTGGGACGCCATCCGGCGCGCCCGCGACTACAACGCGAAGCACGGCGACGAGCCGCGCCGCGGCGGCAGCACGATCACCATGCAGTGCTCGCGCAACCTCTTTCTCTGGCAAGGCAAGAGCTACGTACGCAAGGCGCTCGAGGTCGGCCTCGCGTATCTCATGGAGCTCATGTGGAGCAAGCAACGCATCCTCGAGGTGTACTTGAACGTCATCGAATGGGGCCCGGGTCTCTACGGCGCCGAAGCCGCATCGCACGCCGCCTTCGGCGTCCCCGCCTCCGCCCTCGACTCCCACCAAGCCGCGCTCCTGGCGGCGACGCTCCCCAATCCCCTTCGCTGGAGCGCCGCACGACCCTCGCGCTACGTGCTCGCCCGCGCCGCCACCATCGAACGCCGCGCCGAACAGATCCACCTGCCGGCCGTCGACCGCTAG
- a CDS encoding phytanoyl-CoA dioxygenase family protein encodes MLDAASKEQFARHGFVRLPKFLSAQETADLVRWTDEITAWPETPGKWMRYYEKRPGGDGKMLARIENFVPYHAGLATVLTKGRILEVLAECCGEPVVLFKDKINFKYPGGAAFTPHQDAPAYVNFGVRHHLTLMVPVDPFTLDNGCLVMALDACERKILPQNPDGTVRADVLERLVSTPLLAEPGDVIVFDAWVPHWSGRNDSQTSRRTYYMTFNPASAGDHRADYYARKRELFPPEYERRPGVDYAKLGAQFNLANPFE; translated from the coding sequence ATGCTCGACGCGGCATCGAAGGAGCAGTTCGCGCGGCACGGATTCGTCCGGCTGCCGAAGTTCCTGTCCGCGCAGGAGACGGCGGACCTCGTCCGCTGGACCGACGAGATCACCGCCTGGCCCGAGACGCCCGGCAAGTGGATGCGCTACTACGAGAAGCGTCCGGGCGGCGACGGGAAGATGCTCGCCCGCATCGAGAACTTCGTGCCCTACCACGCGGGGCTCGCGACCGTTCTCACCAAGGGGCGCATCCTCGAGGTCCTCGCGGAGTGCTGCGGCGAGCCGGTCGTCCTCTTCAAGGACAAGATCAACTTCAAGTATCCGGGCGGCGCCGCCTTCACGCCGCATCAGGACGCGCCCGCCTACGTCAACTTCGGCGTGCGCCACCACCTGACGCTCATGGTGCCGGTCGATCCCTTCACGCTCGACAACGGGTGCCTCGTGATGGCGCTCGATGCGTGCGAGCGGAAGATCCTCCCGCAGAATCCCGACGGGACGGTTCGCGCCGACGTGCTCGAGCGCCTCGTGTCGACGCCGCTTCTCGCCGAGCCGGGCGACGTCATCGTGTTCGACGCCTGGGTGCCGCACTGGTCCGGACGCAACGACTCGCAAACCTCGCGGCGCACCTACTACATGACCTTCAACCCCGCTTCGGCCGGCGACCACCGCGCGGACTACTACGCGCGAAAGCGCGAGCTCTTCCCGCCCGAGTACGAACGCCGACCCGGCGTCGACTACGCGAAGCTCGGCGCGCAGTTCAATCTCGCGAACCCGTTCGAGTGA
- a CDS encoding GFA family protein: protein MVALPLVGGCQCGALRYAITQPPLMVYNCHCTNCRTIGGGAFSTPATVLESSFAFTRGEPRVFEWTSDAGNRRFGWFCGDCGSRIAHGQIPGGGVLSVRSGTLDDTSWVEPVGDIWTRSALPWVVLSNERLQTPQQPTDYAPFIERFRAQGRFPS, encoded by the coding sequence ATGGTTGCACTTCCCCTCGTCGGCGGCTGCCAATGCGGAGCGCTGCGGTACGCGATCACGCAGCCGCCGTTGATGGTCTACAACTGCCACTGCACCAATTGTCGGACCATCGGGGGCGGCGCCTTCTCCACGCCGGCGACGGTCCTGGAATCGAGCTTCGCGTTCACCCGAGGCGAGCCGCGCGTCTTCGAGTGGACGTCGGACGCCGGCAATCGGCGCTTCGGGTGGTTCTGCGGCGATTGCGGTAGCCGGATCGCCCACGGGCAGATTCCCGGCGGAGGCGTCCTCAGCGTGCGCAGCGGCACCCTCGACGACACGAGCTGGGTCGAGCCGGTGGGGGACATCTGGACGCGGAGCGCGCTGCCGTGGGTCGTGCTCTCGAACGAGCGGCTGCAAACCCCGCAACAGCCGACGGACTACGCGCCGTTCATCGAGCGGTTCCGCGCGCAGGGCCGGTTTCCGAGCTGA
- a CDS encoding Uma2 family endonuclease, giving the protein MPLAKRYATYEDLEAVPDTKVAELIEGDLFVSPRPASPHARAATTIGMMLGDGFDGPASPAGKPGGWWILFEPELHLDANVLVPDLAAWRREHMPRMPNVTAFTQSPDWVCEVVSPTTAVLDRGRKMAIYARHGVVHLWIVDPIARTLEVYRLEGERWIVAGNYGGAAPLRAEPFDAVTVDPSRWWLELEP; this is encoded by the coding sequence GTGCCGCTCGCGAAGCGCTACGCCACGTACGAAGACCTCGAAGCGGTACCCGACACGAAGGTCGCGGAGCTGATCGAGGGCGACCTCTTCGTGAGCCCGCGGCCGGCGTCCCCGCATGCGCGAGCCGCGACGACCATCGGCATGATGCTGGGCGACGGCTTCGACGGCCCGGCTTCGCCTGCCGGCAAGCCCGGTGGCTGGTGGATCCTCTTCGAGCCCGAGCTGCACCTCGATGCCAACGTGCTCGTCCCGGACCTGGCGGCGTGGCGCCGCGAGCACATGCCGAGGATGCCGAACGTCACCGCCTTTACGCAGTCGCCCGACTGGGTGTGCGAGGTCGTCTCGCCGACGACCGCCGTCCTCGACCGCGGTCGAAAGATGGCGATCTACGCGCGCCACGGTGTCGTGCATCTCTGGATCGTCGACCCGATCGCGCGCACGCTCGAGGTCTACCGGCTCGAGGGCGAGCGCTGGATCGTCGCCGGCAACTACGGTGGAGCCGCTCCGCTGCGAGCCGAGCCGTTCGACGCCGTGACGGTCGACCCGTCGCGCTGGTGGCTCGAGCTCGAGCCCTGA
- a CDS encoding alpha/beta fold hydrolase — protein MPSAPLAAPSPLLLALEGRAWFELAALLPALPALSSAPRGDGHPVLVLPGYLADDRSTRALRWFLRDRGYHAHASRLGRNLGPKPETISGLVERLHALHERHGRAVSVVGWSLGGIYARELARAFPDEVRLVITLASPFRDPLATNVARLARLGFGPRPAGNPSVPRDRLRAPLRVPVTSFYSETDGIVAWESCLDEESPRAENLGVQSSHCGMGHHPTVLLAIADRLSQPEGAWRPYVPASSSWWPFAPIARPTPA, from the coding sequence GTGCCGTCCGCGCCACTCGCCGCGCCCTCCCCGCTGCTCCTCGCCCTGGAGGGGCGTGCCTGGTTCGAGCTGGCGGCGCTCCTCCCCGCCCTCCCCGCTCTCAGCAGCGCGCCGCGCGGCGACGGTCACCCGGTCCTCGTCCTGCCCGGCTATCTCGCCGACGATCGCTCGACCCGCGCGCTGCGCTGGTTCCTGCGCGACCGGGGCTACCATGCGCACGCCTCGCGCCTCGGCCGGAACCTCGGCCCGAAGCCGGAGACGATCAGCGGCCTCGTCGAGCGTCTGCACGCGCTGCACGAACGTCACGGACGCGCCGTGAGCGTCGTCGGCTGGAGCCTCGGTGGCATCTACGCGCGCGAGCTGGCGCGGGCGTTCCCCGACGAGGTCCGTCTGGTGATCACGCTCGCGAGCCCGTTCCGCGATCCGCTCGCGACCAACGTGGCGCGGCTCGCGCGGCTCGGCTTCGGCCCGCGTCCGGCCGGCAACCCGTCGGTCCCGCGCGACCGCCTGCGCGCGCCGCTCCGGGTTCCGGTCACCTCGTTCTACAGCGAGACGGACGGCATCGTCGCGTGGGAGAGCTGTCTCGACGAGGAATCGCCGCGCGCCGAGAACCTCGGCGTGCAGAGCAGCCACTGCGGCATGGGGCACCACCCGACGGTGCTGCTCGCGATCGCCGATCGGTTGTCGCAGCCCGAAGGCGCGTGGCGGCCGTACGTTCCGGCGAGCTCGTCGTGGTGGCCGTTCGCGCCGATCGCGCGGCCCACCCCCGCGTAG
- a CDS encoding NRDE family protein yields MCTILVRYDPAGDPLVVVAANRDEFRGRLADDPMEIAPRVFAGRDRTAGGTWLAVSPAGIAALTNVRSGPRDPAAPSRGALPLAALAGPLPADLTPYNSFNLLVVDRTGARVVTHEGAGRPTYTTPLWPGSHVIDNEAFGRPSPRVRRAAALLDGAAPGFALLADHGHGAEDGLCHDGEEYGTVSATLIALDRDFHVVRYEHVSGSPCRGLPVDLTARARDVTGG; encoded by the coding sequence ATGTGCACGATCCTCGTCCGCTACGATCCGGCCGGCGACCCGCTCGTGGTCGTCGCGGCGAATCGGGACGAGTTCCGCGGGCGGCTCGCCGACGACCCGATGGAGATCGCGCCGCGCGTCTTCGCGGGCCGCGACCGGACGGCCGGCGGCACGTGGCTCGCGGTATCGCCCGCCGGCATCGCGGCGCTCACGAACGTCCGCTCGGGGCCGCGCGATCCCGCGGCGCCGTCGCGCGGCGCGCTGCCGCTGGCGGCGCTGGCGGGCCCACTGCCGGCCGATCTGACGCCGTACAATTCGTTCAACCTCCTCGTCGTCGACCGCACCGGCGCGCGCGTCGTCACGCACGAGGGTGCCGGCCGGCCGACCTACACGACGCCGCTCTGGCCCGGCTCGCACGTGATCGACAACGAGGCGTTCGGGCGGCCGTCGCCACGCGTGCGGCGGGCGGCGGCGCTCCTCGATGGCGCGGCGCCCGGCTTCGCGCTCCTCGCCGACCACGGCCACGGGGCCGAGGACGGCCTCTGCCACGACGGCGAGGAGTACGGTACGGTGTCGGCGACGCTCATCGCGCTCGATCGGGATTTCCACGTCGTCCGTTACGAGCACGTGAGCGGCTCGCCGTGTCGCGGCCTGCCGGTCGATCTCACGGCGCGTGCCCGAGACGTCACCGGCGGATAG
- a CDS encoding LLM class flavin-dependent oxidoreductase, which translates to MKVRVGLGIANFPFSDARGFWRWIERCEDSSVDSIWQTDRLVSPIPQLESMTAMAALAGATERLKFGMNVTVVTFRDPLVLARECATIDYLSNGRLLPAFGVGPDIAPEWQATGRSPDGRGKQVDEALEIMARLWMGERVTFEGQHYRYRDVQIAPLPVQRPLPLWIGGRSGAAIRRTAKLGTGWLGGVESPEQVAPIVAGIKEASAAAGRPIDPDHFGAAFGFRFGTWDDPIVQKTARILSALAKTSDPRRHAAVGGAAEILARIEEFKAAGISKFVLRPVAFGDAEMIEQTERLIGEVLPAVHGA; encoded by the coding sequence ATGAAGGTCCGCGTCGGACTCGGCATCGCGAACTTCCCGTTCTCGGACGCGCGCGGCTTCTGGCGCTGGATCGAGCGCTGCGAGGACTCGAGCGTGGACTCGATCTGGCAGACCGATCGCCTCGTCTCGCCGATCCCCCAGCTCGAGTCGATGACCGCCATGGCCGCGCTCGCGGGCGCGACCGAGCGCCTCAAGTTCGGCATGAACGTCACCGTCGTCACGTTCCGCGACCCGCTCGTGCTGGCCCGCGAGTGCGCCACGATCGACTACCTCTCGAACGGACGGCTGCTCCCGGCCTTCGGCGTCGGGCCCGACATCGCGCCCGAGTGGCAGGCGACGGGCCGCTCGCCCGACGGCCGCGGCAAGCAGGTCGACGAGGCGCTCGAGATCATGGCGCGCCTGTGGATGGGGGAGCGCGTCACCTTCGAGGGCCAGCACTACCGCTACCGCGACGTGCAGATCGCGCCGCTACCCGTGCAACGACCGCTGCCGCTCTGGATCGGCGGGCGGAGCGGGGCCGCGATCCGGCGCACGGCGAAGCTCGGCACGGGCTGGCTCGGCGGCGTCGAATCGCCCGAGCAGGTGGCGCCGATCGTCGCCGGCATCAAGGAGGCGTCGGCCGCCGCGGGACGTCCGATCGACCCCGATCACTTCGGCGCGGCGTTCGGCTTCCGTTTCGGCACCTGGGACGACCCCATCGTCCAGAAGACGGCGCGCATCCTCTCGGCGCTCGCGAAGACGAGCGATCCGCGGCGGCACGCCGCCGTCGGCGGTGCCGCCGAGATCCTCGCGCGCATCGAAGAGTTCAAGGCCGCCGGCATCTCGAAATTCGTGCTCCGGCCGGTCGCGTTCGGCGACGCGGAGATGATCGAGCAGACCGAGCGCCTGATCGGCGAGGTCCTGCCCGCGGTGCACGGCGCCTGA
- a CDS encoding sulfatase: MSARLWAAAALAGAGFGLAVSVVEVWLNARRILVLGIHPPLGLLATGAALGGGLAVAVGIVTAPVRAKGAGWHWLTMTAVWIAIQEYAAPDGTAARILAFAPPMAALALGGGGALLARRRRWLPVVLGVLLLAAGLVAPEVSARRRAPALAPVAPGVAPPGAPDVVVVVLDTVRADHVSAYGYMRPTTPNFDALAAGGALFLDAVSPATWSLPSHASLFTGRFVSAHGAHDEHPFLDGGTPTLAETLARDGWDTRSFTANAWISDSLGMVRGFAWTDEAWRRGDAARPFLATYRLLDRLGWDGGDKGGAAVTTTFEDWLAARPKDGRPAFAFLDFVEAQLPYHQLPPDYLSRFTTRPRRELRGLSSQLLMAQFGGDLPAGRDAAELAAAMYDAGVAYADHLLGRVVDALRNRGTLDHTIVVVLADHGELLGDHGEFGHGHSLYEQALHVPLAIRYPPRIPAGVRIATPVSTVGVYATVLDLAGLPPVPSTQVGSLMSVIRGGPHEGPVLSEQYAAMPGSAREGDDDPLLRRSARSRAYRVGRHKLIEARPGGIYLFDLDADPKEEEDLSMRDRLAVGRMRDEVDVWTEKLGLPDLAAAGTKAVDPAAHGSAE, translated from the coding sequence ATGAGCGCGCGCCTGTGGGCCGCGGCCGCGCTCGCGGGCGCCGGCTTCGGCCTCGCGGTGTCGGTGGTCGAGGTGTGGCTGAACGCCCGCCGGATTCTCGTCCTCGGGATCCATCCGCCGCTCGGATTGCTCGCGACGGGTGCGGCCCTCGGCGGCGGGCTCGCCGTCGCCGTCGGCATCGTGACGGCCCCGGTGCGTGCGAAGGGAGCGGGCTGGCATTGGCTCACGATGACGGCCGTGTGGATCGCGATCCAGGAATACGCGGCCCCGGACGGAACGGCGGCGCGGATCCTCGCGTTCGCGCCGCCGATGGCCGCCCTCGCGCTCGGCGGGGGCGGCGCCCTCCTCGCGCGCCGCCGGCGCTGGCTTCCGGTCGTGCTCGGCGTCTTGCTGCTCGCCGCAGGGCTCGTGGCGCCCGAGGTGAGCGCGCGGCGCCGGGCGCCCGCCCTCGCGCCGGTCGCGCCGGGCGTCGCGCCGCCGGGAGCGCCGGACGTCGTCGTCGTCGTGCTCGACACCGTGCGTGCGGACCACGTGTCGGCATACGGCTACATGCGGCCGACGACGCCCAACTTCGACGCGCTCGCCGCCGGCGGCGCGCTCTTCCTCGACGCCGTCTCACCCGCCACCTGGTCGCTCCCGTCGCACGCCTCGCTCTTCACCGGGCGGTTCGTGTCGGCGCACGGCGCGCACGACGAGCATCCGTTCCTGGACGGTGGCACGCCGACGCTGGCGGAGACGCTCGCGCGCGACGGCTGGGACACGCGCTCGTTCACCGCCAACGCCTGGATCAGCGACAGCCTCGGCATGGTGCGCGGCTTCGCGTGGACCGACGAGGCGTGGCGCCGCGGGGACGCCGCGCGGCCCTTCCTGGCGACGTACCGGCTGCTCGATCGCCTCGGGTGGGACGGCGGCGACAAGGGCGGCGCCGCCGTGACGACGACCTTCGAGGACTGGCTCGCCGCACGACCGAAGGACGGCCGGCCTGCGTTCGCGTTCCTCGACTTCGTCGAAGCGCAGCTCCCGTATCACCAGCTTCCACCCGACTACCTCTCGCGCTTCACGACGCGCCCGCGCCGCGAGCTGCGCGGCCTGTCGTCCCAGCTCCTGATGGCGCAGTTCGGCGGCGACCTGCCGGCGGGGCGCGACGCCGCCGAGCTGGCGGCGGCGATGTACGACGCCGGCGTCGCCTATGCGGACCACCTCCTCGGACGGGTCGTGGACGCGCTCCGCAACCGCGGGACGCTCGATCACACCATCGTCGTCGTGCTCGCCGACCACGGCGAGCTGCTGGGCGACCACGGCGAGTTCGGCCACGGCCACTCGCTCTACGAGCAGGCGCTGCACGTGCCGCTCGCGATCCGCTATCCGCCGCGTATTCCGGCCGGCGTCCGCATCGCGACCCCGGTGTCGACGGTCGGTGTCTACGCGACTGTCCTCGACCTGGCCGGGCTCCCGCCCGTCCCCTCGACGCAGGTGGGCTCGCTCATGTCCGTGATCCGGGGCGGACCGCACGAAGGCCCCGTGCTCTCCGAGCAGTATGCGGCCATGCCGGGAAGCGCGCGCGAGGGCGACGACGATCCGCTCCTGCGCAGGAGCGCGCGCTCGCGCGCGTATCGCGTCGGGCGCCACAAGCTGATCGAGGCGCGGCCGGGCGGGATCTATCTCTTCGACCTCGACGCCGATCCGAAGGAAGAGGAGGATCTGTCGATGCGCGACCGCCTCGCGGTGGGACGGATGCGCGACGAGGTGGACGTCTGGACCGAGAAGCTGGGCTTGCCGGACCTCGCCGCCGCGGGGACGAAGGCCGTCGATCCCGCGGCGCACGGCTCCGCCGAGTAG